A region of the Clostridium sp. AN503 genome:
AAGGGAAACAGGTGGGAAACCTGTACGATCTCGTCACTGTAAGTAAGGAGCGTATGGCGATTGTCAAAGACAGTCACTGGTCCAGGCCGGACCGGGAAGGCGGTCATACGTGATGATATACAAGTCAGGAAACCTGCCGTCTGTTGGTACAGGAATAACACTTCCAGATCACGAGCAATTGGTTGTGCCGGTCTGCAGCGTTTTGGCCGCAGGTTTCTGACTCAGACAGCAGAGGTTTTTCATATATGGGAAGTTGGATGTTTTGGCGTTCGCGTTCTATACGAGTGCGCTGGCCCGGGCTTACTTTCTCCTGTGCAGGCTGCCTGTTTGAGGTTTCATCAGATCTGAGCATTCCTTTACCGTATTTTAATCGATAATAAGATTATATACCGGGGAGGTAAGAAAGATGAAATGGAACAGACGGGCTGCTTTTTTGTGTCTGCGGCGTTAGCTGTATCAATAGTTGGAGGATGCTCCAGCAAAGGGAAGGAGGCTGCGGCGGATGAAGAGAACTATGACACCGGAGACGCATCCTTGGACAATGCAAGAAATCAGGACGGGATCGGGGAAAATGAGCTTTTAGTGGTGAGCTTTGGCACCAGCTACAATGACAACAGGCGTCTTACCATCGGCGCCATCGAAGAAGCAATGGAGAAAGCATTTCCGGAATATGATGTAAGGCGTGGATTTACCAGTCAGATCATCATCGATCATGTGAAATCCCGGGATAAGATCTCCATCGACAATGTGGGGGAGGCTCTTGACCGGGCGGCGGACAACGGTGTGAAAAAACTGGTGATCCAGCCTACGCACCTGATGAACGGCCTGGAGTACATGGATCTTGTGAATGAGGCTGCCGAGTATTCGGATGCGTTTGAGAAAATTGCGGTGGGAGAGCCGCTTCTGACCACGGATGAGGATTTTAAAACGGTCATGGAAGCGATCACAAGGGCCACTGCAGAGTATGATGACGGGGAAACTGCGATCTGCTTTATGGGTCACGGAACCGAGGCGGATTCAAATCAGGTGTATGCGAAGCTGCAGGAAATGCTGGCAGCCGCAGGTCATGAGAACTATTTTGTGGGGACCGTGGAGGCGGAGCCAACTCTTTTGGATGTTATGGAGAAAGTACAGGCCGGGGCCTATAAGCGGGTAGTCTTAGAACCGCTTATGATCGTTGCCGGAGACCATGCCAACAATGATATGGCTGGGGATGAGGAAGGTTCCTGGAAAAAATCCTTTGAGGACGCTGGTTACCAGGTGGTCTGCCTGGTAAACGGGCTGGGGGAGATGGAGGAGATCCAGCAGCTTTTAGTAGAACATGCCCAGGCGGCGATGGACAGCCTGACAAAGTAGATATGAAAAAATACAGGATGAAATATGGGATACGGCTGTATGCCGTTTTGGCCGTTCTGTGCCTGGCGCTGGCGGGCTGCGGAACGGGAGGCGCGGCAGTTACACAGGAGACAGCCGCGCCGGTCGATGTAGTGCGGGAGGACATGGCGCCCGTCTATGGAAAGGAGCTGAAGGATGGAGTTTATGAGATCCGGGTAGATTCCAGCTCCAATATGTTCCGTATTACCGCGTGCAGGCTTACAGTGGCGGATGGAGCCATGCGGGCAGTTATGACCATGAGCGGCACTGGATACTTGAAGCTTTATATGGGTGATGGAACAGAGGCAGAGCATGCTTCCGAAGAAGACTATATCCCATACAGGGAAACGGATGATGGGTGCCACACCTTTGAGGTCCCGGTGGAGGCTCTGGATATGGGGATTAAATGCAGCGCGTTCAGCAGGAAAAAAGAAGCCTGGTATGACCGGACGCTGGTCTTTCGCGCTGATTCTCTCCCGGATGATGCGTTTAAGGACGGATATCTTAAAGGCGCGGAAAGTCTGGGGCTGGAGGATGGAAGATATACGGTGGAGGTCACACTGGGGGGAGGTTCCGGCCGGGCAGAGGTAGAGTCCCCCGCAGAGCTTAGGATAGAAGATGGCAGGGTGTTTGCCAGGATCGTCTGGGGCAGTTCCAATTATGACTATATGAAGGTGGATGGGAAGCGGTTTGAGCTGCTCCCGGAGGAGAGAATTCTGCTTTTGAAATCCCGGTGGACAGATTTGACAGGGCGATGCCTGTGATCGCGGACACCATAGCCATGAGTGTGCCCCACGAGATCGAGTATACGTTAACCTTTGATTCTGGAACGCTGAAAAAAGTGGAGCGTGCGGCGGACTGGGATTCCATGAAGCCGGTACACAGTATGGAGCTGTCGTATGCAACACAATTTTCGGTGGACTATTATGACGGCGGCTGCACGATGATCTCCATTAAGGATACTGGGAGGTATCTGCTGGTGCCGGAGCAGTCCGGATCTCTCCCGGCAAACCTTCCGGCGGATGTGGCCATCATCCGCCAGCCGGTGGACAATATCTATCTGGCAGCCACATCAGCCATGGATCTTTTCCGGAGCCTGGACGCCATCGACCGGATCACCCTGTCCGGGACGGACGCTTCCGGCTGGTATATTGAGGAAGCGAGAGCGGCTATGGAAAAAGGCCGGATGAGGTATGCAGGCAAATATAACGCTCCGGACTATGAGCGGATCCTGGCTGCAGACTGCGGACTGGCAGTGGAATCCACCATGATCTACCATTC
Encoded here:
- a CDS encoding sirohydrochlorin cobaltochelatase; amino-acid sequence: MEQTGCFFVSAALAVSIVGGCSSKGKEAAADEENYDTGDASLDNARNQDGIGENELLVVSFGTSYNDNRRLTIGAIEEAMEKAFPEYDVRRGFTSQIIIDHVKSRDKISIDNVGEALDRAADNGVKKLVIQPTHLMNGLEYMDLVNEAAEYSDAFEKIAVGEPLLTTDEDFKTVMEAITRATAEYDDGETAICFMGHGTEADSNQVYAKLQEMLAAAGHENYFVGTVEAEPTLLDVMEKVQAGAYKRVVLEPLMIVAGDHANNDMAGDEEGSWKKSFEDAGYQVVCLVNGLGEMEEIQQLLVEHAQAAMDSLTK